In one window of Nocardiopsis aegyptia DNA:
- a CDS encoding YciE/YciF ferroxidase family protein: MSSREQLITWLNDAYAMESALEEVLERHAKDAEDHPEVHARIMRHIDETREQAETVRGCIDALGGSVSGAKSAFASFFGSMQGMANKPAGDTLVKNGLADFAAEHFEIASYKALIQAARSLGEEEIARKLTGILRQEEDMAAFLEEKLPDAVSETLAHA, translated from the coding sequence GTGAGCAGTCGCGAGCAGCTCATCACCTGGCTCAACGACGCCTATGCGATGGAGAGTGCACTGGAGGAAGTCCTGGAGCGGCATGCCAAGGACGCCGAAGACCACCCCGAGGTGCACGCGCGCATCATGCGGCACATCGACGAGACCCGGGAGCAGGCGGAGACGGTCCGGGGCTGCATCGACGCGCTCGGCGGCTCGGTCTCGGGGGCCAAGAGCGCCTTCGCCAGCTTCTTCGGGTCCATGCAGGGCATGGCGAACAAGCCCGCGGGCGACACCCTGGTCAAGAACGGTCTGGCCGACTTCGCCGCGGAGCACTTCGAGATCGCGTCCTACAAGGCCCTCATCCAGGCCGCCCGATCCCTCGGCGAGGAGGAGATCGCCCGCAAGCTGACCGGGATCCTGCGCCAAGAGGAGGACATGGCCGCCTTCCTGGAGGAGAAGCTGCCGGACGCGGTGAGCGAGACACTCGCCCACGCGTGA
- a CDS encoding vWA domain-containing protein: protein MHLSALLDFDVVPLDTDDAVSVLIDITAPEREADTERPPATLQIVLDRSGSMGGGRLTGAVTALVGLVDRLAPTDNFGLVSFDTQAVVEVPTGPLTDKEAVRRRIRGLVPGGGTDLSSGLLRGIQEARRAGGDRGGTLLLISDGHANHGVTDHDLLRQVTADAYGHGVTTTTLGYGLGYDEALLGAVADGGAGSALFAEDPDTAGGLIAQEAEYLLAKSAQAASLKVPPGPHVKGVSVVGEMPSSRLPDGTLMVELGDFYSGETRRLLLRVEVPGVAALGTVTVTTLDVSYVDPATMTTYTASLPITVNVVPGDEARDRSPRPEVRTEEALQRAQTAKREASEALRRGDRKSAAEILDRARGDLPRPSSAPGAASAELSAQAEELGRMSAMARTDDASRTSKSLYSSQSGYSRKRGRHQPQTPPEGPRTPPPPSGEIRGQQTGSDLYSPDARPSRGRRRRRPPEDPQQES, encoded by the coding sequence ATGCACCTGTCCGCCCTCCTCGACTTCGACGTCGTCCCCCTCGACACCGACGACGCCGTGTCCGTGCTGATCGACATCACGGCCCCCGAACGCGAGGCCGACACCGAGCGGCCGCCCGCGACCCTGCAGATCGTGCTGGACCGCAGCGGTTCGATGGGCGGCGGCAGACTGACCGGAGCGGTCACCGCCCTGGTCGGGCTGGTGGACCGGCTCGCGCCCACCGACAACTTCGGCCTGGTCTCGTTCGACACCCAGGCCGTGGTCGAGGTGCCCACCGGGCCCCTCACCGACAAGGAGGCCGTGCGCCGCCGTATCCGGGGCCTGGTGCCGGGCGGTGGCACCGACCTCTCCTCCGGGCTGCTCCGGGGGATCCAGGAGGCCCGCCGGGCCGGCGGCGACCGGGGCGGCACGCTGCTGCTGATCTCCGACGGGCACGCCAACCACGGGGTCACCGACCACGACCTGCTCCGCCAGGTCACCGCCGACGCCTACGGGCACGGCGTCACCACCACGACCCTCGGCTACGGGCTCGGGTACGACGAGGCACTGCTCGGGGCGGTCGCCGACGGCGGCGCGGGCAGCGCGCTGTTCGCGGAGGACCCCGACACCGCGGGCGGTCTCATCGCCCAGGAGGCGGAGTACCTGCTGGCCAAGTCGGCGCAGGCGGCCTCCCTCAAGGTCCCGCCCGGCCCGCACGTCAAGGGGGTCTCGGTGGTCGGCGAGATGCCGTCGTCGAGACTGCCCGACGGCACGCTCATGGTGGAGCTGGGCGACTTCTACTCCGGTGAGACCCGGCGCCTGCTGCTACGCGTGGAGGTCCCGGGAGTGGCGGCGCTGGGAACGGTCACCGTGACCACCCTCGACGTGTCCTACGTGGATCCGGCCACGATGACGACCTACACCGCGAGCCTGCCGATCACCGTCAACGTGGTGCCCGGTGACGAGGCCCGCGACCGCTCGCCCCGGCCGGAGGTGCGCACGGAGGAGGCCCTCCAGCGCGCCCAGACGGCGAAGCGGGAGGCGAGCGAGGCTCTGCGCCGTGGCGACCGGAAGAGCGCCGCGGAGATCCTGGACCGGGCACGGGGCGACCTGCCCCGTCCGTCGAGCGCTCCGGGCGCGGCCTCGGCGGAACTGTCGGCGCAGGCCGAGGAGCTGGGCCGGATGTCGGCGATGGCGCGCACCGACGACGCCTCGCGCACCTCCAAGTCGCTGTACTCCAGCCAGTCCGGCTATTCGCGCAAGCGCGGACGCCACCAGCCGCAGACTCCACCGGAAGGACCGCGGACGCCTCCGCCGCCGAGCGGCGAGATCCGCGGCCAGCAGACGGGCAGCGACCTGTACAGCCCCGACGCGAGACCGTCCCGGGGCCGCCGTCGGCGCAGGCCGCCCGAGGACCCGCAGCAGGAGAGCTGA
- the galE gene encoding UDP-glucose 4-epimerase GalE — translation MRVLVTGGAGYIGGVVTAMLVEEGHTVIVLDDLSTGHADAVHPEARFVQGTVRERAADVLREGFDAVLHFAAKSVVSESVAHPGLYWSGNVGTSLALLEAMRATGTGRLVFSSTAAVYGEPESVPITEDAPVRPTNPYGATKAAIDAALTEHARMHGVAAVSLRYFNVAGAHRGLGERHTVETHLIPNVLKVARGERESVSVFGEDYPTPDGTCVRDYIHVADLARAHLLALGRARPGRHDVLNLGNGAGFSVREVVEVCREVTGHPIPAVASPRRPGDPAVLVASSDRTGALLGWRPERSSLRDIVADAWAFHRDRAGAAAE, via the coding sequence ATGCGGGTTCTGGTCACGGGCGGCGCCGGATACATCGGCGGCGTCGTCACGGCGATGCTCGTGGAGGAGGGCCACACGGTCATCGTCCTCGACGACCTCTCCACCGGGCACGCCGACGCCGTGCACCCGGAAGCCCGCTTCGTCCAGGGGACGGTGCGCGAACGCGCCGCCGACGTCCTGCGGGAGGGGTTCGACGCGGTCCTGCACTTCGCCGCCAAGTCCGTGGTCTCGGAGTCGGTCGCGCACCCGGGCCTGTACTGGAGCGGCAACGTGGGGACCTCGCTCGCCCTGCTGGAGGCGATGCGCGCCACCGGGACCGGACGCCTGGTGTTCTCCTCCACGGCCGCCGTCTACGGGGAACCGGAGTCGGTGCCCATCACCGAGGACGCGCCGGTGCGCCCGACCAACCCCTACGGAGCCACCAAGGCCGCGATCGACGCCGCTCTGACCGAGCACGCGCGCATGCACGGCGTCGCCGCGGTGAGCCTGCGGTACTTCAACGTCGCCGGAGCCCACCGGGGACTGGGGGAGCGGCACACCGTCGAGACCCACCTGATCCCGAACGTGCTCAAGGTGGCGCGGGGTGAACGGGAGTCGGTGTCGGTGTTCGGGGAGGACTACCCCACGCCGGACGGCACCTGCGTGCGGGACTACATCCACGTGGCCGACCTGGCCCGCGCCCACCTGCTCGCCCTCGGTCGGGCCCGGCCGGGGCGCCACGACGTGCTCAACCTGGGCAACGGCGCGGGCTTCTCGGTACGCGAGGTGGTGGAGGTGTGCCGTGAGGTGACCGGGCACCCGATCCCGGCGGTCGCCTCGCCCCGCCGCCCAGGCGACCCGGCGGTGCTGGTGGCCTCCTCCGACCGCACCGGCGCCCTGCTCGGCTGGCGCCCCGAGCGCTCGTCCCTGCGCGACATCGTCGCCGACGCCTGGGCCTTCCACCGCGACCGCGCCGGAGCCGCCGCGGAGTGA
- a CDS encoding GlxA family transcriptional regulator has protein sequence MSVFTRPDRHSVAVLVRDGVLPIEAGIVHRLFGQARDASGAFLYEVVTCALTPGEVRTDTDFTLNVAHGPEALDGARTVVVPAADADYGERPHTPIDHGLGAALGRIRPDARVASICTGAFVLAAAGLLSGCRVTTHWRSVGFFRALYPHIDLDPDVLYTDNGRVLTAAGVASGIDLCLHMIRADHGAAVANDVARGTVVPPHRDGGQAQYVRRPVPEPERSGTAHARAWALEHLDHQPSLRAMAARESVSVRTFTRRFRDEMGVSPGQWIAQQRLDRARQLLEETGMPVDRVAHEAGFGTAASLRQHMQAELGVSPSAYRRTFRGPAASPRSGVPAA, from the coding sequence ATGTCCGTCTTCACGCGTCCCGACCGCCACAGCGTCGCCGTCCTCGTCCGGGACGGGGTCCTGCCCATCGAGGCGGGGATCGTCCACCGCCTGTTCGGGCAGGCGCGCGACGCGTCCGGCGCCTTCCTCTACGAGGTCGTGACCTGCGCGCTCACGCCGGGCGAGGTCCGCACCGACACCGACTTCACCCTCAACGTCGCGCACGGCCCCGAAGCGCTCGACGGCGCCCGGACGGTGGTCGTGCCCGCGGCCGACGCCGACTACGGCGAGCGGCCGCACACCCCGATCGACCACGGCCTGGGCGCGGCGCTCGGCCGGATCCGTCCGGACGCCCGGGTGGCCTCGATCTGCACGGGGGCGTTCGTCCTGGCAGCCGCGGGGCTGCTCTCGGGCTGCCGGGTGACCACGCACTGGCGTTCGGTCGGGTTCTTCCGTGCCCTGTACCCGCACATCGACCTCGACCCGGACGTGCTCTACACCGACAACGGGCGCGTGCTCACGGCCGCCGGTGTCGCCTCCGGGATCGACCTGTGCCTGCACATGATCCGCGCCGACCACGGCGCCGCGGTCGCCAACGACGTGGCGCGCGGAACGGTCGTGCCGCCGCACCGCGACGGCGGGCAGGCCCAGTACGTGCGCCGCCCGGTGCCCGAGCCCGAGCGCTCCGGCACGGCGCACGCCCGCGCCTGGGCTCTGGAACACCTCGACCACCAGCCGAGCCTGCGAGCGATGGCGGCCAGGGAGTCGGTGAGCGTGCGCACCTTCACCCGCCGGTTCCGCGACGAGATGGGGGTCTCCCCGGGGCAGTGGATCGCCCAGCAGCGGCTGGACCGGGCCCGTCAGCTCCTGGAGGAGACGGGGATGCCGGTCGACCGGGTCGCCCACGAGGCGGGCTTCGGGACCGCGGCCTCCCTGCGCCAGCACATGCAGGCGGAGCTCGGCGTCTCCCCGAGCGCGTACCGGCGCACCTTCCGCGGTCCCGCGGCGAGCCCCCGTTCCGGCGTCCCCGCCGCTTGA
- a CDS encoding MFS transporter, protein MTHQTRTPLLHRAWPVALVAGLAIVAAAAFAGMPGLLVDPLHTEYQWSRTSIGAAASVNMVVYGLVAPFAAALMDRFGLRRVAVAALSAVMAGAALTTLMDHAWQLTLYWGVLIGAGTGSLAMTFAATVAHRWFVRRRGLVIGALTGSSAFGQLVFLPALAWVTDTQGWRPAVVTLALSAGVVAVLVVLVLRDHPADVGLRPYGALTDVPRPRAEEGAARRTVRVLARSARRRGFWLLAGVFAICGATTNGILWTHFVPAARDHGMAVTTAAALVSTIGVFSLVGTVVSGWLTDRFDPRLLLVAYFGGRGALLALLPALFGPDAGPAMIAFVVVFGLLDVATVPPVILLCRRMFGADGAIVFGWVNALHQVGAGAMAVFGGLVRDVTGAYGPLWVLAAVLCGAAVLLALRAPGAVEAERDGGDAGPAVGDGPAERSAEVRR, encoded by the coding sequence ATGACGCACCAGACACGCACTCCGCTCCTCCACCGGGCCTGGCCGGTCGCGCTCGTGGCGGGCCTGGCCATCGTCGCCGCCGCGGCGTTCGCCGGGATGCCCGGCCTGCTCGTCGACCCGTTGCACACCGAGTACCAGTGGTCGCGCACCTCGATCGGGGCCGCCGCCTCCGTCAACATGGTCGTGTACGGGCTCGTCGCCCCGTTCGCCGCCGCTCTGATGGACCGCTTCGGGCTGCGCAGGGTCGCGGTCGCCGCCCTGTCGGCCGTCATGGCCGGGGCGGCGCTGACCACCCTGATGGACCACGCCTGGCAGCTCACGCTCTACTGGGGCGTGCTGATCGGCGCGGGCACCGGTTCGCTGGCGATGACCTTCGCCGCCACCGTCGCGCACCGCTGGTTCGTCCGGCGGCGGGGCCTGGTGATCGGGGCGCTGACCGGTTCGAGCGCGTTCGGGCAACTGGTGTTCCTGCCCGCGCTCGCCTGGGTCACGGACACCCAGGGCTGGCGTCCGGCGGTCGTGACGCTGGCGCTGTCGGCCGGGGTGGTGGCCGTGTTGGTCGTCCTGGTGCTGCGCGACCACCCGGCGGACGTGGGGCTGCGGCCCTACGGGGCCCTGACGGACGTGCCCCGGCCGAGAGCGGAGGAGGGCGCCGCCCGCCGGACCGTGCGCGTGCTCGCCCGTTCCGCGCGCCGACGCGGTTTCTGGCTGCTCGCGGGGGTGTTCGCGATCTGCGGGGCGACCACGAACGGCATCCTGTGGACGCACTTCGTGCCCGCCGCGCGCGACCACGGGATGGCGGTCACGACGGCCGCCGCCCTGGTGTCCACGATCGGGGTGTTCTCGCTGGTCGGCACGGTGGTCTCCGGCTGGCTCACGGACCGCTTCGACCCGCGCCTGCTGCTGGTGGCCTACTTCGGCGGCCGGGGTGCCCTGCTCGCGCTGCTGCCGGCGCTCTTCGGGCCGGACGCGGGCCCGGCGATGATCGCGTTCGTCGTGGTGTTCGGCCTGCTCGACGTGGCGACCGTGCCGCCGGTGATCCTGCTGTGCCGGAGGATGTTCGGCGCGGACGGCGCGATCGTCTTCGGCTGGGTCAACGCCCTGCACCAGGTCGGGGCCGGTGCGATGGCGGTGTTCGGCGGCCTGGTCCGCGACGTCACCGGGGCGTACGGGCCGCTGTGGGTGCTGGCCGCCGTCCTGTGCGGAGCCGCGGTGCTGCTCGCGCTGCGGGCGCCCGGCGCGGTGGAGGCGGAGCGCGACGGTGGGGACGCCGGTCCGGCTGTCGGGGACGGTCCTGCCGAGCGGTCGGCGGAGGTGCGGCGATGA
- a CDS encoding alpha/beta fold hydrolase: MIEHFTYTVKGSGPGLLLAHGGGGGAEPNFGPLMPDLARTHTVVAPDLPGSGATPRSAEPLDLDTVADTLVATALDAGVERFTILGYSLGTGVAVRAATRHPERVAGLVLTAGFARMNNRMRLAVRVWRDLLDGDRELLAHFLTLMATGDPALERLSPSELADSVAGLAGFVPAGTPEQVRLVEGVDTTAELAGIRVPTLVVAATLDRLASPELSRELAAGIPGAELVEVESGHLVAAEAPEEWGAAVRGFLDRHR; the protein is encoded by the coding sequence ATGATCGAACATTTCACGTACACGGTCAAGGGTTCCGGTCCGGGTCTGCTGCTCGCGCACGGCGGGGGCGGCGGCGCGGAGCCGAACTTCGGTCCGTTGATGCCGGATCTCGCCCGAACGCACACCGTGGTCGCCCCGGACCTGCCGGGATCGGGGGCCACCCCGCGCAGCGCCGAACCGCTGGACCTGGACACGGTGGCCGACACCCTGGTGGCCACGGCCCTGGACGCGGGCGTGGAGCGCTTCACGATCCTGGGCTACTCGCTCGGGACCGGGGTCGCCGTGCGCGCCGCCACCCGGCATCCGGAGCGGGTGGCCGGGCTGGTGCTCACGGCCGGGTTCGCCCGGATGAACAACCGGATGCGCCTGGCGGTGCGCGTGTGGCGGGACCTGCTGGACGGGGACCGCGAGCTGCTCGCGCACTTCCTGACCCTCATGGCCACGGGCGATCCCGCCCTGGAGCGGTTGAGTCCCTCTGAGCTGGCGGACTCGGTGGCCGGGCTCGCCGGGTTCGTTCCCGCGGGCACTCCGGAGCAGGTGCGCCTGGTGGAGGGAGTCGACACCACCGCCGAGCTCGCCGGGATCCGCGTGCCGACGCTGGTGGTCGCCGCCACCCTGGACCGGCTCGCGTCGCCCGAGCTCTCCCGTGAGCTGGCCGCCGGGATCCCGGGCGCGGAGCTGGTCGAGGTCGAGTCCGGGCACCTGGTCGCCGCGGAGGCGCCCGAGGAGTGGGGCGCCGCCGTGCGCGGGTTCCTGGACCGCCACCGCTGA
- a CDS encoding MerR family transcriptional regulator: MLIGELSERTGVSRRLLRYYEEQGLLESTRSANGYRVYETEAVRTVRHIRAMLDMGLTTQVIAALLPCARGGEDAPLDLEMCPSLVVTIRRELADLDARIDELQRHKGALAAHLA, from the coding sequence ATGCTGATCGGGGAGCTGTCGGAGCGGACCGGCGTGAGCCGGCGCCTGCTGCGCTACTACGAGGAGCAGGGGCTGCTCGAATCGACTCGTTCGGCCAACGGGTACCGCGTCTACGAGACCGAGGCCGTGCGCACCGTCCGCCACATCCGCGCCATGCTGGACATGGGCCTCACCACCCAGGTGATCGCGGCGCTCCTGCCCTGCGCGCGCGGCGGAGAGGACGCCCCGCTCGACCTGGAGATGTGTCCGAGCCTGGTCGTCACCATCCGCCGCGAGCTGGCCGACCTCGACGCGCGCATCGACGAGCTCCAGCGCCACAAGGGTGCCCTCGCCGCCCACCTCGCCTGA
- a CDS encoding arsenic resistance protein gives MTVAERLQSVFVALAAVLGLAVGTLWPVGAVAGHLVLPALVLLLVAVFVQVDAARVRLARDAATVVAASLVLNFVFTPLLAWALGVGLLGDAPDLRIGLLLLLVTPCTDWYLVFTGLARGHMGVAAALLPINLVLQLALLPVYVLLLGGEAAGVGTGTLVEAVLLVLVVPLVAAVSLRWGAGRWKGAQWRDRRLVAPAGRAVLPLLYLAVLAMFASQARTVAAHLGELAALLVPLGVFFVVAPLTAVLVARVLRLPGDQRAALTMTTVARNSPVALGIAVAAFPDRPLIAVALVIGPLVELPVLAVLSQLVRARGPRERGGVSG, from the coding sequence GTGACCGTCGCCGAGAGACTCCAGAGCGTCTTCGTGGCGCTGGCCGCCGTCCTCGGCCTGGCCGTCGGCACGCTGTGGCCGGTCGGCGCGGTCGCCGGCCACCTGGTCCTGCCCGCGCTCGTCCTGCTGCTGGTGGCGGTGTTCGTGCAGGTGGACGCCGCCCGGGTGCGCCTGGCCCGCGACGCCGCCACCGTGGTCGCCGCCAGCCTCGTCCTCAACTTCGTCTTCACGCCGTTGCTGGCATGGGCACTGGGAGTCGGGCTGCTGGGCGACGCGCCGGATCTGCGGATCGGACTGCTCCTGCTGCTGGTGACCCCCTGCACCGACTGGTACCTGGTGTTCACGGGGCTCGCCCGGGGGCACATGGGCGTGGCGGCGGCGCTGCTGCCGATCAACCTGGTGCTCCAACTGGCCCTGCTCCCCGTGTACGTCCTGCTCCTGGGCGGCGAGGCGGCCGGTGTGGGTACCGGGACGCTGGTCGAAGCCGTCCTACTGGTGCTGGTGGTGCCGCTGGTGGCGGCCGTGTCCCTTCGTTGGGGAGCGGGTCGCTGGAAGGGCGCCCAGTGGCGGGACCGGAGGCTGGTCGCCCCGGCCGGGCGGGCGGTCCTGCCGCTGCTCTACCTGGCTGTCCTGGCGATGTTCGCCTCCCAGGCGCGGACGGTCGCCGCGCACCTGGGCGAGCTGGCGGCGCTCCTGGTGCCCTTGGGGGTGTTCTTCGTGGTGGCGCCGCTGACGGCCGTGCTCGTCGCGCGCGTGCTGCGGCTGCCCGGCGACCAGCGGGCCGCGCTCACCATGACGACGGTGGCCCGCAACTCCCCCGTCGCGCTGGGCATCGCGGTCGCCGCCTTCCCCGACCGGCCGCTGATCGCGGTGGCCCTGGTGATCGGACCACTCGTGGAACTGCCGGTCCTGGCGGTGCTCAGCCAACTGGTCCGGGCGCGCGGCCCGCGCGAGCGCGGCGGTGTCTCCGGCTGA
- a CDS encoding TetR/AcrR family transcriptional regulator translates to MTDHESDRHHTAQGERTRRRIIDAATELFSRCGLWGVSLGDIAERAGLTHAGVLHHFPNREAVLLHVLSRRDELDAPLLTAPAPGHRGLVDDIVRMVERDAAAPDQVSLHVTLAAEATDPAHPAHEYFVGRYRNLRDHLVPALADLLGESGGPTPEIAAQQIVALTDGLRVQWLLDPGAVDMRAAVVSFLRTLGIEVEEPPGPR, encoded by the coding sequence GTGACCGACCACGAGAGCGACCGGCACCACACGGCCCAGGGCGAGCGCACCCGGCGCCGGATCATCGACGCCGCCACCGAGCTGTTCTCGCGCTGCGGCCTCTGGGGCGTGTCCCTGGGCGACATCGCCGAGCGCGCCGGGCTCACGCACGCGGGCGTGCTCCACCACTTCCCGAACAGGGAGGCCGTGCTCCTGCACGTACTGAGCCGGCGGGACGAGCTGGACGCGCCCCTGCTGACGGCCCCCGCACCGGGCCACCGGGGACTGGTGGACGACATCGTGCGCATGGTGGAGCGCGACGCAGCCGCACCCGACCAGGTGTCGCTGCACGTGACCCTGGCCGCCGAGGCCACCGACCCGGCACACCCCGCGCACGAGTACTTCGTCGGCCGGTACCGGAACCTGCGCGACCACCTCGTTCCGGCGCTGGCCGACCTGCTCGGGGAGAGCGGTGGGCCGACGCCGGAGATCGCCGCCCAGCAGATCGTGGCGCTCACCGACGGGCTCCGGGTGCAGTGGCTCCTGGACCCGGGTGCCGTCGACATGCGCGCCGCGGTGGTGTCGTTCCTGCGCACCCTGGGGATCGAGGTCGAGGAGCCACCGGGCCCGCGCTAG
- a CDS encoding NAD-dependent epimerase/dehydratase family protein, protein MRNQRILVTGGTGMTGRRVSHQLAERGVDVRVGSRSGTPPFEWHDPAAWDAVLDGVDGVYLCFHPDLAFPGAAEAVSAFAARAAEHGVTRMALLSGRGEDGAERAEEAVRAVFADLTVLRCSMFAQNFSEHILVDGVRAGTVALPVPDVPEPFVDLADVAEIAVRALTEDGHAGRLYELTGPSALTFAEACALMGEAAGHPVAYLPVTPADFVAEAGRAGIPPEVATGLTELFAEILDGRNAKPTDGVRQALGRPAGDFAGYVARAAAEGAWS, encoded by the coding sequence ATGCGCAACCAACGAATCCTCGTCACCGGCGGCACCGGCATGACCGGTCGCCGCGTCTCCCACCAGCTGGCCGAACGCGGAGTCGACGTCCGTGTCGGCTCCCGCTCGGGCACCCCGCCCTTCGAGTGGCACGACCCCGCCGCCTGGGACGCCGTCCTGGACGGTGTCGACGGCGTGTACCTGTGCTTCCACCCGGACCTGGCCTTCCCCGGCGCGGCCGAGGCGGTCTCGGCGTTCGCCGCGCGCGCCGCCGAGCACGGTGTCACCCGGATGGCCCTGTTGTCCGGCCGCGGGGAGGACGGCGCCGAACGTGCGGAGGAGGCCGTCCGGGCCGTCTTCGCGGACCTGACCGTGCTGCGCTGCTCGATGTTCGCGCAGAACTTCTCCGAGCACATCCTGGTCGACGGGGTGCGCGCGGGCACCGTCGCCCTGCCCGTCCCGGACGTGCCCGAGCCCTTCGTGGATCTGGCGGACGTGGCCGAGATCGCCGTGCGCGCCCTGACCGAGGACGGGCACGCGGGTCGGCTGTACGAGCTGACCGGGCCGAGCGCGCTGACCTTCGCCGAGGCGTGCGCCCTGATGGGCGAGGCGGCGGGGCACCCGGTCGCCTACCTGCCGGTGACCCCCGCGGACTTCGTGGCCGAGGCGGGTCGGGCGGGGATCCCGCCCGAGGTCGCCACGGGGCTGACGGAGCTGTTCGCCGAGATCCTGGACGGCCGCAACGCCAAGCCGACCGACGGGGTGCGGCAGGCCCTGGGCCGGCCGGCGGGCGACTTCGCCGGCTACGTGGCCCGCGCCGCCGCGGAGGGGGCGTGGTCGTGA
- a CDS encoding AraC family transcriptional regulator encodes MDPLTHLLDGPRARGAFTLRVVMSAPWSIDVRDGAALGLGVVTSGRVWVRTRGQEEALDPGDVVLTRGPDPYVLSDRPGRPPTITVHPGQRCVADDGQELHVSLSHGVGTWGNDPEGAYSLVIGAYEDDSEVGRLALSALPPLAVLRAGSVDPAVVDLLVREITTAGVAQTSLNDRLLDCLLVMAVRAWMAEHPRTEPSWLSARGDAVVARALELVHESPERPWSLASLARACAVSRSTLADRFQRAVGTPPMAYLRTWRLTTACDLLSAHPDLGLEAVAGRVGYGSAFAFSSAFKAHTGVNPSEYRRNAHKPARPGTAAPVG; translated from the coding sequence ATGGACCCCCTCACGCATCTGCTCGACGGCCCGCGGGCCCGCGGCGCCTTCACGCTGCGGGTCGTCATGAGTGCGCCCTGGTCGATCGACGTCCGTGACGGCGCCGCCCTGGGCCTGGGCGTGGTCACCTCCGGCCGGGTGTGGGTGCGCACGCGCGGCCAGGAGGAGGCGCTCGACCCCGGCGACGTCGTCCTCACCCGCGGCCCCGACCCCTACGTGCTCTCCGACCGGCCCGGGCGCCCTCCGACGATCACCGTCCACCCCGGCCAGCGCTGCGTCGCCGACGACGGCCAGGAGCTCCACGTGAGCCTGTCCCACGGCGTGGGGACGTGGGGCAACGACCCCGAGGGCGCGTACTCCCTGGTCATCGGCGCCTACGAGGACGACAGCGAGGTCGGGCGCCTGGCCCTGTCCGCGCTGCCGCCCCTGGCGGTCCTGCGGGCGGGCAGCGTCGATCCGGCCGTGGTCGACCTGCTGGTCCGCGAGATCACCACCGCCGGGGTCGCCCAGACCAGCCTGAACGACCGGCTCCTGGACTGCCTGCTGGTCATGGCCGTCCGCGCCTGGATGGCGGAGCACCCGCGCACGGAGCCCAGTTGGCTCAGCGCCCGTGGCGACGCCGTCGTGGCGCGCGCCCTGGAGCTGGTCCACGAGAGCCCCGAGCGGCCCTGGTCCCTGGCGTCGCTCGCCCGCGCCTGCGCCGTCTCGCGCTCGACCCTGGCGGACCGCTTCCAGCGGGCGGTGGGCACCCCGCCCATGGCCTACCTGCGCACGTGGCGGCTGACGACCGCCTGCGATCTGCTCTCGGCCCACCCCGACCTGGGTCTGGAGGCCGTCGCCGGGCGGGTCGGCTACGGCAGCGCGTTCGCGTTCAGCTCCGCGTTCAAGGCCCACACCGGAGTCAACCCCTCGGAATACCGGAGGAACGCGCACAAGCCCGCGCGCCCGGGTACGGCGGCACCGGTGGGGTAG
- a CDS encoding class I SAM-dependent methyltransferase → MADRTQAFDRLTDHYRRYRPGYPEPVLDRLRAYVAAGSRTAWPEPWLLLDVGAGTGISTRALRDVFGPGPRVVGVEPGHAMRDTAAAGHEGVEFADGRAEDVPFPDGSAALVLAAQAVHWFDRPAFYAEAVRVLAPGGTVAVLNNDRDWTASAFVDAHESLLEEHGDDYRRDYRGFDTVGELAAREDLAEAAEYTGRWVRELDLDGYLGMALSSTKMAVVVRAIGLERTRAALTDLVAEHFPDGAVRVPYLTRLYVARRV, encoded by the coding sequence GTGGCCGACCGTACCCAGGCCTTCGACCGGCTCACCGATCACTACCGGCGCTACCGTCCCGGCTACCCCGAGCCGGTGCTCGACCGGCTGCGCGCGTACGTCGCGGCCGGCAGCCGCACGGCCTGGCCCGAGCCGTGGCTCCTGCTCGACGTCGGAGCAGGGACGGGCATCTCCACACGTGCGCTGCGCGACGTCTTCGGGCCCGGCCCCCGGGTGGTCGGCGTGGAGCCCGGACACGCGATGCGCGACACGGCCGCCGCCGGACACGAAGGTGTGGAGTTCGCCGACGGCCGCGCCGAGGACGTGCCCTTCCCCGACGGTTCGGCCGCGCTCGTGCTCGCGGCGCAGGCCGTGCACTGGTTCGACCGCCCCGCCTTCTACGCCGAGGCGGTCCGCGTGCTCGCGCCGGGCGGCACCGTCGCGGTGCTCAACAACGACCGCGACTGGACCGCGAGCGCGTTCGTCGACGCGCACGAGTCCCTGCTGGAGGAGCACGGGGACGACTACCGGCGCGACTACCGCGGCTTCGACACGGTCGGTGAGCTGGCGGCCCGGGAGGATCTGGCCGAGGCCGCCGAGTACACCGGCCGCTGGGTGCGCGAGCTGGACCTGGACGGGTACCTCGGGATGGCCCTGTCCTCCACCAAGATGGCCGTGGTCGTCCGCGCCATCGGCCTGGAGCGCACCCGTGCCGCCCTCACGGACCTGGTCGCGGAGCACTTCCCCGACGGGGCCGTGCGCGTGCCCTACCTCACCCGCCTGTACGTGGCCCGCCGCGTCTGA